Proteins encoded in a region of the Mycolicibacterium neoaurum genome:
- a CDS encoding DUF4262 domain-containing protein gives MCWQCDHPGATRADYLEVLRRLARKNGWAVQYVETDPPFAYTIGLADAGLPELLITGLPPERSMCLLNATAHYMVHEVEPVPGDTMSFGDGSVAEFVEVSAPDVHMGWAVAYHGGPVRGMQVAWRDDDGHSPWCPDFNLGGPRQPVLGIRGPTEG, from the coding sequence ATGTGCTGGCAATGCGATCATCCCGGAGCTACCCGGGCCGACTATCTGGAAGTCCTGCGCCGCCTGGCGCGAAAGAACGGCTGGGCCGTGCAATACGTCGAAACCGATCCGCCGTTCGCGTACACCATCGGTTTGGCCGATGCGGGGCTGCCGGAACTGCTCATCACCGGCCTTCCGCCGGAACGTTCCATGTGCCTGTTGAACGCGACGGCGCATTACATGGTGCACGAGGTCGAGCCGGTACCCGGCGACACCATGTCTTTCGGGGACGGTTCGGTGGCCGAATTCGTCGAAGTCAGCGCACCCGATGTGCACATGGGATGGGCGGTGGCCTACCACGGCGGACCCGTTCGCGGCATGCAGGTCGCCTGGCGTGACGACGACGGTCACTCACCGTGGTGCCCCGATTTCAATCTCGGCGGTCCGCGTCAGCCCGTCCTGGGCATCCGAGGACCGACCGAAGGCTGA
- a CDS encoding FAD-binding oxidoreductase: MPTINGQVSHWFDTLPTPRPGLPGDRDADVCIVGAGYTGLWAAYYLKKADPSLRVTVLEARFAGYGASGRNGGWLSGLVPGDRNRMAKSHGREKVLAWQQALNDAVDEVIAVAAAEGIEAGAIKGGNLEIARNPAQAARLSAAAAEERKWLNDVTVLTKAEAAQRIDFDGMLSAYHSPHCARIQPAALVRGLADTVERLGVALYERSPVHEIAQGRAVTVSGTVRAPIVLRATEGFTSALPGLHRRWLPMNSSMIATEPIPAELWDEIGWEERELVGDTAHGFFYAQRTVDDRIAIGGRSVPYRFGSRTDNDGRVPARTIRSLTEVLHSLLPQVRQVPIAHGWCGVLAVPRDWEAGVALDRASGLGWAGGYVGHGVTATNLAGRTLADLVLGHRTDRTRLPWVGHQSRNWEPEPLRWLGVRGLYTAYKLADRHEARSGSAATSPIARVADLITRKP; this comes from the coding sequence GTGCCCACGATCAACGGTCAGGTATCGCACTGGTTCGACACGCTTCCGACGCCACGGCCCGGGCTGCCGGGTGATCGCGATGCCGATGTCTGCATCGTCGGTGCCGGATACACCGGATTGTGGGCTGCCTACTACCTCAAAAAGGCGGACCCGTCCCTGCGGGTCACGGTGCTCGAGGCGAGATTCGCCGGCTACGGCGCGTCCGGGCGGAACGGCGGTTGGTTGTCCGGCCTGGTTCCGGGGGACCGGAACAGGATGGCGAAAAGCCATGGCCGAGAAAAGGTCCTGGCATGGCAACAGGCGCTGAACGATGCGGTCGACGAGGTGATCGCCGTCGCGGCCGCCGAGGGCATCGAGGCCGGTGCGATCAAGGGTGGGAATCTGGAAATCGCCCGCAACCCCGCTCAGGCCGCCCGGCTGTCCGCCGCGGCCGCCGAGGAGCGCAAGTGGCTCAACGACGTGACCGTGCTGACCAAAGCGGAAGCGGCGCAACGGATCGACTTCGACGGCATGCTGTCGGCCTATCACAGCCCGCACTGTGCGCGTATCCAACCTGCTGCGCTGGTGCGGGGTCTGGCGGACACCGTCGAACGCCTCGGTGTCGCACTCTACGAGCGGTCACCGGTCCACGAGATCGCCCAGGGTCGCGCCGTGACCGTGAGCGGAACCGTGCGGGCGCCCATCGTGCTGCGCGCCACCGAAGGATTCACCTCGGCGCTGCCGGGCCTGCACCGGCGCTGGCTACCCATGAACAGCTCGATGATTGCCACCGAGCCCATACCCGCCGAGCTGTGGGATGAGATCGGTTGGGAAGAAAGGGAACTCGTCGGCGATACCGCGCATGGCTTCTTCTACGCCCAGCGCACCGTCGACGACCGGATCGCCATCGGCGGCCGCAGTGTGCCCTACCGGTTCGGTTCGCGCACCGACAATGACGGCCGGGTGCCGGCGCGCACCATCCGATCGCTGACCGAGGTGCTGCACTCACTGCTGCCTCAGGTGCGGCAGGTTCCCATCGCGCATGGGTGGTGTGGGGTGCTGGCGGTACCGCGGGACTGGGAGGCCGGGGTGGCGCTGGATCGCGCGAGCGGTCTCGGCTGGGCGGGCGGATATGTCGGGCACGGGGTGACCGCCACCAACCTGGCCGGGCGAACGTTGGCCGACCTGGTCCTGGGACACCGCACCGATCGCACCCGGTTGCCGTGGGTCGGCCACCAATCTCGCAACTGGGAACCCGAACCACTGCGTTGGCTCGGGGTCCGGGGTCTCTATACCGCGTACAAGCTGGCCGACCGGCACGAAGCGCGCAGCGGATCGGCGGCAACGTCGCCGATCGCGCGGGTGGCCGATTTGATCACCCGCAAACCCTAG
- a CDS encoding SRPBCC family protein, protein MSAPVQASVTIAAEPAAVYSLITDLPTMASLAEEVHTMSWTKGTAATPGAVFKGQNSNGAKSWSTTCTVTAADPGSAFAFDVKSAMLPIAHWRYDIVAAEGGCTVTESVWDRRAGWFKKVAGLVTGVSDRDNANAEHIRLTLQRLKERAEA, encoded by the coding sequence ATGAGTGCACCGGTTCAAGCGTCCGTCACCATCGCCGCCGAGCCGGCCGCGGTCTACTCGCTGATCACCGACTTGCCGACGATGGCGTCGCTGGCCGAGGAAGTGCACACCATGTCGTGGACGAAGGGGACCGCGGCCACACCCGGCGCGGTGTTCAAGGGGCAGAACAGCAACGGTGCGAAATCCTGGAGCACCACCTGCACCGTCACCGCGGCCGATCCCGGTAGCGCCTTCGCCTTCGACGTGAAGTCGGCGATGCTGCCGATCGCGCACTGGCGCTACGACATCGTCGCCGCCGAGGGCGGATGCACGGTCACCGAATCGGTGTGGGATCGACGCGCCGGGTGGTTCAAGAAGGTCGCCGGTCTGGTAACCGGCGTGAGTGACCGCGACAACGCCAACGCCGAACACATCCGGCTGACCTTGCAGCGCCTCAAGGAGCGCGCGGAAGCCTAG
- a CDS encoding DUF427 domain-containing protein → MTVRQPMQPSSEHPITITPTGRRVTVSVGDTVVARTEDALTLQEASYPPVQYIPLADVDPAVLSASETTTYCPYKGDANYYNVGEVPDVIWTYQQPYPAVADIAGRVAFYPDKARIELA, encoded by the coding sequence ATGACAGTGCGGCAACCGATGCAGCCGAGCTCCGAGCACCCGATCACCATCACGCCGACCGGACGGCGCGTCACCGTCAGCGTGGGCGATACCGTGGTCGCCCGGACCGAGGACGCGCTGACCCTGCAGGAGGCGAGCTATCCGCCGGTCCAATACATCCCCCTGGCCGACGTCGATCCCGCCGTGCTCTCCGCCAGCGAGACCACCACCTACTGCCCCTACAAGGGCGACGCGAACTACTACAACGTCGGCGAGGTGCCCGACGTCATCTGGACCTATCAGCAGCCTTACCCTGCGGTCGCCGACATCGCCGGCCGGGTCGCCTTCTACCCGGACAAGGCGCGGATAGAACTGGCCTAG
- a CDS encoding DNA-3-methyladenine glycosylase 2 family protein, with protein MPSATLRFDGPVSPGLTLAPLRRGGSDPCFQIVGTDTWRTSLMRTGPVTARIAKTAVDTVECEAWGDGAAEFIDGLPALLGVEDDNAGFSPADPTLAAAHRRVPHLRLGRTGRVLEALIPAIIEQRVYGKDAFRAWRILTTKFGQPAPGPAPAGMRVPPSAEVWRRIPSWEFHLANVDPGRARTVVGCAQRGEALERLSAAQAVRGLRSLPGVGIWTAAETVQRAFGDADEISVGDYHLATTVGMSLLGVPIDDAAMVELLEPLRPHRQRAVRLLYASGLAINPRRAPRQAIPNLRAL; from the coding sequence GTGCCGTCCGCCACGCTGAGGTTCGACGGGCCCGTCAGTCCCGGTCTGACGCTGGCCCCATTGCGGCGCGGCGGTTCAGACCCGTGCTTCCAGATCGTCGGCACCGACACCTGGCGGACGTCGCTGATGCGCACCGGGCCGGTCACCGCCCGCATCGCCAAGACCGCCGTCGACACCGTGGAATGCGAGGCGTGGGGAGACGGGGCGGCTGAGTTCATCGACGGTCTGCCCGCCTTGCTGGGCGTCGAGGACGACAATGCCGGGTTCTCACCTGCCGACCCCACGCTCGCCGCGGCGCATCGGCGGGTGCCACACCTGCGGCTGGGCCGCACCGGCCGCGTGCTGGAGGCCCTGATCCCGGCGATCATCGAACAGCGGGTGTACGGCAAGGACGCGTTCCGGGCGTGGCGCATCCTGACCACGAAGTTCGGCCAGCCCGCCCCGGGGCCCGCGCCGGCCGGTATGCGGGTCCCGCCGAGCGCGGAGGTGTGGCGGCGCATTCCGTCCTGGGAGTTCCATCTGGCCAACGTGGACCCAGGGCGAGCCAGGACCGTGGTCGGCTGTGCACAGCGTGGTGAGGCCTTGGAGCGATTGAGCGCCGCGCAGGCGGTGCGCGGGCTGAGATCGCTGCCAGGCGTGGGGATATGGACCGCGGCCGAAACCGTGCAGCGCGCATTCGGTGATGCGGACGAGATCTCGGTCGGCGATTATCACCTCGCGACGACGGTCGGAATGAGCCTGCTCGGGGTCCCGATCGACGATGCGGCGATGGTGGAGTTGCTGGAGCCTTTGCGGCCGCATCGTCAGCGCGCGGTGCGGCTGCTCTATGCCAGCGGGCTCGCCATCAATCCGCGCCGGGCACCGAGGCAAGCCATTCCTAACCTGCGCGCGCTCTGA
- a CDS encoding Dps family protein: MTSFTIPGLSDKQGSEVAELLQKQLSRYNDLHLTLKHVHWNVVGPNFIGVHEMIDPQVDLVRGYADEVAERIAALGASPLGTPGAIINDRSWDDYSVNRDKVQAHLAALDLVYTGIIEDTRKNIERLDDIDLVSQDMLIGHAGELEKFQWFVRAHLESAGGTLVHEGKSTEKGAADQAR; the protein is encoded by the coding sequence ATGACCTCGTTCACCATCCCCGGGCTGTCCGACAAGCAGGGCAGCGAGGTGGCCGAACTGCTGCAGAAGCAACTCAGCCGCTACAACGACCTGCACCTGACCCTCAAGCATGTGCACTGGAATGTGGTCGGGCCGAACTTCATCGGTGTGCACGAGATGATCGACCCGCAGGTCGACCTCGTTCGCGGGTACGCCGATGAAGTGGCCGAACGTATTGCGGCACTGGGCGCGTCGCCGCTCGGAACGCCTGGTGCGATCATCAACGACCGCAGCTGGGACGACTATTCGGTGAACCGCGACAAGGTGCAGGCCCATCTGGCGGCCCTCGACCTGGTCTATACCGGGATCATCGAGGACACTCGCAAGAACATCGAACGCCTCGATGACATCGACCTCGTCTCCCAGGACATGCTCATCGGCCACGCCGGCGAGCTGGAGAAGTTCCAGTGGTTCGTCCGCGCGCACCTGGAGAGTGCCGGTGGCACTCTTGTGCACGAAGGGAAGTCGACCGAAAAGGGTGCGGCTGACCAAGCCCGCTGA
- the aqpZ gene encoding aquaporin Z gives MSKPTMTHRLAAEFIGTFWLVLGGCGSAVFAAKFLADDGVSLGIGFLGVALAFGLTVLTGVYAFGTISGGHFNPAVTLGAALAKRVEWTAVLPYWVVQVIGGFAGGAVIYAIASGLPEWSATGNMAANGYGVHSPGGYSLWSVLIAEVVLTFIFLLVILGSTDDRAPKGFAGLAIGLTLTLIHLISIPISNTSVNPARSTGVALFNADGAPSQLWLFWLAPLLGAAIAGVAYPLLFGVAEELADRPVRDDQLDAR, from the coding sequence GCGGCAGCGCCGTATTCGCCGCCAAGTTCCTCGCCGACGACGGCGTGTCACTGGGAATCGGCTTCCTCGGCGTCGCATTGGCCTTCGGGCTCACGGTGCTCACCGGGGTGTACGCCTTCGGCACCATCTCCGGCGGGCATTTCAATCCCGCGGTGACGCTGGGTGCGGCATTGGCCAAACGTGTGGAGTGGACCGCAGTGTTACCCTACTGGGTGGTCCAAGTGATCGGCGGATTCGCCGGCGGCGCAGTCATCTACGCGATCGCCAGCGGCCTACCGGAATGGAGCGCCACCGGCAACATGGCCGCGAACGGCTACGGTGTGCACTCACCCGGTGGATACTCCCTGTGGTCCGTGCTCATCGCCGAAGTAGTGCTGACCTTCATCTTCCTGTTAGTCATCCTCGGCTCCACCGATGACCGCGCGCCGAAGGGATTTGCCGGGCTGGCAATCGGTTTGACGCTCACCCTGATCCACCTGATATCGATCCCGATCTCGAACACTTCGGTGAACCCTGCGCGCTCCACCGGCGTCGCGCTGTTCAACGCCGATGGAGCGCCGAGCCAACTCTGGTTGTTCTGGCTTGCCCCGCTGTTGGGAGCGGCAATAGCCGGGGTCGCCTATCCGCTGTTGTTCGGTGTCGCAGAGGAACTCGCCGATCGCCCGGTGCGCGACGACCAGCTCGACGCCCGCTGA